A window of the Betaproteobacteria bacterium genome harbors these coding sequences:
- the gabD gene encoding NADP-dependent succinate-semialdehyde dehydrogenase I translates to MQITRSDLFRQQAYIDGQWCNADSGQTKAVMNPANGVTLGTIPVMGAAETSRAIEAAKRAQKGWAARTAKERAVILRRWFDLMMKHQEDLARILTAEQGKPLTEARGEIAYGASFIEWFAEEGKRIYGDTIPQHAAGKRIIVIKQPIGVCAAITPWNFPNAMITRKAGPALASGCAMVLKPATQTPFSALAMVVLAEEAGVPPGVLSVLTGSASAIGGEMSSNPMVAKLTFTGSTEVGRVLMQQSASTIKKLSLELGGNAPFVVFDDADLDSAVEGAMISKFRNTGQTCVCANRLFVQAGVYDVFAEKLAKKVGQMKVGNGMEEGVVQGPLIDRNALAKVEEHVADVTAGGGKALVGGKRHALGGTFYEPTVLVGVTPSMKVFREETFGPVAPLIKFKDEAEVIELANRTEFGLASYFYSRDIGRIYRVAEALEYGMVGVNTGLISTEVAPFGGVKQSGLGREGSKYGIEEFLEVKYICLGDIDK, encoded by the coding sequence ATGCAGATCACGCGCTCGGATCTTTTCCGCCAGCAAGCCTACATCGACGGCCAATGGTGCAACGCCGACAGCGGCCAGACCAAGGCGGTGATGAATCCCGCCAACGGTGTCACCTTGGGTACCATCCCGGTGATGGGTGCCGCGGAAACCAGCCGCGCCATCGAGGCGGCCAAGCGGGCACAGAAAGGCTGGGCCGCGCGCACCGCGAAAGAGCGCGCCGTGATTCTGCGCCGCTGGTTCGATTTGATGATGAAGCACCAGGAAGACCTGGCTCGCATCCTCACCGCCGAACAAGGCAAGCCTCTCACGGAGGCACGCGGCGAGATTGCCTACGGTGCCTCTTTCATCGAATGGTTCGCGGAAGAAGGCAAGCGCATCTACGGAGATACCATTCCCCAGCATGCCGCCGGCAAACGCATCATCGTCATCAAACAACCTATCGGCGTGTGCGCCGCCATCACGCCATGGAATTTTCCCAACGCGATGATCACCCGCAAAGCCGGGCCGGCACTCGCCTCCGGATGCGCCATGGTTTTGAAGCCCGCCACGCAAACACCTTTTTCGGCGCTGGCGATGGTCGTGCTGGCCGAGGAAGCCGGCGTGCCGCCGGGCGTGCTGAGCGTGTTGACGGGTTCGGCTTCCGCCATCGGCGGTGAGATGTCCTCCAACCCCATGGTGGCGAAACTCACCTTTACCGGCTCCACGGAAGTGGGGCGGGTGTTGATGCAGCAATCCGCCAGCACCATCAAGAAACTTTCCCTGGAACTGGGGGGCAACGCGCCCTTCGTCGTGTTCGACGATGCGGATCTCGATTCCGCGGTAGAAGGCGCCATGATCTCCAAGTTTCGCAACACCGGGCAAACTTGCGTGTGCGCCAACCGCCTCTTCGTGCAAGCTGGTGTCTACGATGTCTTCGCCGAGAAACTCGCCAAGAAAGTGGGGCAGATGAAGGTGGGCAACGGCATGGAAGAGGGCGTGGTGCAAGGCCCGTTGATCGACCGCAACGCACTAGCCAAGGTGGAAGAGCATGTGGCCGATGTCACCGCTGGGGGCGGCAAGGCGCTTGTAGGCGGAAAACGGCACGCGCTGGGTGGCACCTTCTATGAACCCACGGTGCTGGTCGGTGTGACGCCCAGCATGAAGGTGTTTCGAGAGGAAACTTTCGGCCCCGTGGCGCCGCTCATCAAGTTCAAGGACGAAGCCGAAGTCATCGAGCTGGCCAACCGCACGGAGTTTGGGCTCGCCTCCTATTTCTATAGCCGCGACATCGGCCGCATTTATCGCGTGGCCGAAGCCCTGGAGTACGGCATGGTGGGGGTGAACACGGGTTTGATCTCGACGGAGGTGGCGCCCTTCGGCGGCGTCAAACAGTCGGGCCTGGGACGAGAGGGTTCCAAGTACGGCATCGAG
- a CDS encoding type 1 glutamine amidotransferase: protein MTGHSTGTTRIDVSGYPYAFRSQCVNVPMKPIAVFQNSRNDGPGEFEAFAMAHALPLAIHRLYAGDSLPRSMESFSGLCILGSPKSANDERDEFREMERLIRQARDMMVPVIGHCFGGQILAKALGATVGRAPVAEIGWSNVSVSSSPLAREWFGAERFPMFQWHYETFSVPPGAMLLAASEHCAHQAFCADDIHLGMQFHCEVDELKIEEWLDKTGCTEIASASSPGVQDPEKIRALVPSLLQTSKRTAAAIYTRWASALRR, encoded by the coding sequence ATGACGGGGCATTCTACCGGCACCACCCGTATTGACGTTAGTGGGTATCCTTATGCCTTCCGTTCTCAGTGTGTCAATGTCCCAATGAAACCCATCGCGGTTTTTCAGAACTCTCGCAACGACGGACCTGGCGAGTTCGAAGCATTTGCCATGGCCCATGCCCTCCCCCTGGCGATACACCGCCTCTATGCCGGTGATTCACTGCCGCGGAGCATGGAATCCTTTAGCGGACTTTGCATCCTGGGCAGCCCCAAGAGCGCCAACGACGAGCGTGATGAGTTTCGCGAAATGGAGCGCCTCATTCGGCAGGCCAGGGACATGATGGTTCCGGTGATCGGTCACTGCTTCGGCGGACAAATTCTCGCCAAGGCCTTGGGTGCAACCGTGGGGCGCGCCCCCGTTGCGGAGATCGGTTGGTCCAACGTCAGCGTATCTTCCAGTCCCTTGGCCCGTGAATGGTTCGGCGCCGAGCGTTTTCCCATGTTCCAGTGGCACTACGAAACTTTTTCCGTGCCTCCCGGCGCAATGCTGCTCGCCGCCAGCGAACACTGCGCCCACCAAGCCTTCTGCGCGGACGATATCCATCTGGGCATGCAATTCCATTGCGAGGTGGATGAACTGAAAATCGAGGAGTGGCTGGATAAAACAGGTTGTACCGAGATCGCCTCCGCATCCTCCCCTGGCGTTCAGGATCCTGAAAAAATTCGCGCCCTCGTGCCCTCCTTGCTGCAAACCAGCAAGCGTACGGCCGCCGCCATCTATACCCGCTGGGCATCGGCACTACGACGATAG
- a CDS encoding DUF1579 domain-containing protein, giving the protein MLDKHALNASLSPGGPHHLLSLLAGDWEGSTLTWLEPGATADEATQHGTFQVIHSGWFVLHEYQSTFQGNRTTGMALLGYHILRKNFEML; this is encoded by the coding sequence ATTCTGGACAAGCACGCCCTCAACGCAAGCCTTTCCCCTGGCGGGCCTCACCATCTTCTATCCCTCCTCGCCGGCGATTGGGAGGGGAGCACGCTTACCTGGCTTGAGCCAGGCGCCACCGCCGACGAAGCCACGCAGCACGGCACCTTTCAGGTGATTCACAGCGGCTGGTTCGTGCTGCACGAATACCAGAGCACCTTCCAAGGCAATCGCACCACGGGCATGGCACTCCTCGGGTATCACATCCTCAGAAAGAATTTCGAGATGCTGTAG
- a CDS encoding DUF1579 domain-containing protein: protein MGTGMMLCRGEEMARGFSVLGHYDSPVGGVQWGWRTQLELVDPNNVILNSWNIAPGHPEVKAVETTYTRVRALS from the coding sequence ATGGGCACTGGAATGATGCTGTGCCGGGGCGAGGAGATGGCGCGCGGCTTTTCCGTGCTCGGGCATTACGACAGCCCGGTGGGAGGAGTCCAATGGGGCTGGCGAACTCAATTGGAGTTGGTGGACCCCAATAACGTCATTCTCAACTCCTGGAACATCGCTCCGGGCCACCCGGAAGTCAAAGCCGTGGAAACCACTTACACTCGCGTCAGAGCCCTATCGTAG
- a CDS encoding universal stress protein has protein sequence MYSRILLPTNGSELCDAANEEGIRFAKSMNATIVAFHAIPASFYVAFTEFGPAEPLQDQLEKDAQLRGDNLVAEIAERCQASAVACETLTLVNDHAWEAIIEAAHTKRCDLIFMASHGRRGLSALLLGSETMKVLTHTKVPVLVYR, from the coding sequence ATGTACTCGAGAATTCTCCTTCCCACCAATGGTTCTGAGTTATGCGATGCCGCCAATGAGGAAGGCATCCGCTTCGCGAAATCCATGAACGCCACCATCGTCGCCTTTCACGCCATTCCGGCGAGCTTTTATGTGGCCTTCACCGAGTTCGGTCCCGCCGAGCCTTTGCAAGACCAGCTCGAGAAAGACGCCCAGTTGCGCGGCGACAACCTCGTGGCCGAAATCGCGGAGCGGTGCCAGGCCAGCGCGGTGGCGTGCGAGACCCTCACCTTGGTCAATGATCACGCCTGGGAAGCGATCATCGAAGCGGCCCACACCAAACGCTGCGACTTGATATTCATGGCGTCCCACGGCCGCCGGGGGCTGTCTGCCCTATTACTGGGTAGCGAAACCATGAAAGTGCTCACCCATACCAAGGTACCGGTGCTGGTGTACCGGTAG